In the Naumovozyma dairenensis CBS 421 chromosome 4, complete genome genome, one interval contains:
- the FMP27 gene encoding Fmp27p (similar to Saccharomyces cerevisiae YLR454W; ancestral locus Anc_7.518) — MNLIKDIFLQKWFLITIAVSTIIRFIIRYMTGIDIQLVNPFSCKFINVSYKGKFSINSIQLLLLKREIIIEGLTINKEISNSAVDEGILEKTAIKLKENHNKSKHEVYTPITLPTWLKKYYVMISNSLDKFHVNLENCEIKGSAIKIERFGFIIAADSQVNGISFDFYARNIYWLDKVLCNDGFITLKTTLQFENEMINLKKDHIELPFSNSVLDIKLGNISLSMSAIKKFKNITVSKSKLNTDSSNKSNNNNIEGLKEQTKKESPLTELEIEKAVSKLQYIVQNQIRTYIAPCTELNISIDKISFADFPITSQPKLSKINQFLSYHICASNFTFNVSRFRNEMPGFKLIFQEDDIPYKISLAFSRLNLCLNKSDKENKTRELLKIAEVPNISIFGESNLLSQKFEIFKTVDGLPINRPICNIKANIASPTIDVDIKSLSFLKSFLDNIKVFEQTFTDPMKVTNRTENCIIKRRKQILQAVFKKFLPIFNTRCILEDPKIAINDGENLNLFIFKFSALIFHTRQRNILLKITRKKKHISYESKSSLELLDMKLQHLIKDSTYKITILKIESISFKNQFKMLPESIFTLNGDIDSIEVDLSELPTMVTLNKIVRRLDCQMLNVEENYFKELYMSFASNIETSENQCSLIAKENIGEKKLLPSEFLFTSLPANFDYFKVNIRNIKIMLGSRSVFMPPEVFSSMESQSSHDLVDGKLRKFCFTIDRIQISLFGDKTQWHNKITSSNADMVRSGSTDGFKKFAEEGLDDISTSDATEVEHLWNINVLINTMSSSIIAETAEVTDELTHRVVNKVSVFSLKIFPETEFFSPDEPKKIAVQIENQKLKSVVSLMNIFLMVSGVHTLHQIFGQEITTRRRSSWAKKYLIAIGNSKKKSCFRNIDWSELKTLVEMTLSSNFITEIIILPNGLKTKLEVIASFITIKNMSDIFVNGEHIRMLVELPSAPNIWSRFVSISKYSISANIHQLLEQVSADFDNFENLEPAVLLENESWHFSIPHKFAMYRLIDNITTVVKSLKQLLYSLRTSKNDLIIFPKEVPTPTLPKITLKSNRCVFSVADDPIEAKLNMVFQIGLQEQRARLTKLEEFNTSVLNKVIGRKPDVSIDEVYKILEKANCSSKSLNQNKSMMPTPFPINDKELTLEEMLTEDIHRAYRNLQEHISDSWIKRIQEYKRKEREEFRKNFQFLWGNIDYSKLPLDINRKVIAFTTNPFLMTLIIDQINIDLYKPSCGTEGVVDFIHNTGNGVPKDTEYSIMIPMYIDAKFGEIRWHLRDYPLPFVYIPPLDASQTKEKSAIRLYGDFIVTEKLSHKDNALRTLFVPLVPSIALENTDTYYSLYVPRTVTSIKLYTSLKLDINSKDSTTVQIGNSYQPAIQQAMQCFDNFSKPPLDPSPKMGLWDKLRYIFHASVTISWKNNGRFELGMKSDRSPYKLNGKSAGFIIGFGKNVKLTCNEDADPMKNFLSCSADELYFSIPNHFAKPLLVWCRPSRNSVFIPNQEDTNLTTYTSYYYLIDLVKMKNESAAVDIMNKNYIEKTGIKLTGGTTLSMGIVLERLLNKTNERTFDSKKHYDINLTNPIYVNNLHTHDSYAGFRSDFIHMSFTLISNNISSYNAMQLSPNGLTTFFKWWKSFSGNFPSRRGTLFGSQSVSPKFGEHLYTISYSADVSPFFVAHSCHDIEVSNILKKNYSDSVEFAGLKAKASHFKMDLHQRKELVTEYQEMLDVTKRVKKLKFLEADIIVNNIDVRTLHGMFRKLNYIEEKEDAEYHIFDNDMRWLDIMDFQEAFFVDVNNYFPVIEINPMLYAPGFMYKKRASYGDKYQVDAKDYKPIKPFENKVSHNCILGSPVEIHPEVFQKRLDVLKAFEMKTTQELNVVEDPEKKKKLEKLVRDTRSTIKDVQTLLVDFNSVCPKTGRVLTSSGKLKYSALQLLHDSKMCNEAFENRYFIFGMLLQWNESVRDVVFKFWYYFSLSKDFNILSAQHSLEIFENIIKERISSEGKPNSPLDDNTSASRIKSHFQFEDTNDQSVLTAELLEMFERGLSELSCSFDFNKKENHYVQFITPQVQLLTKEEPDSCIIVSTPNILLKVHAFEEAGHEAINMNNSFLKRTGVFFTNANAFLFHKDVFKNRFALYFDTNSYGQKKGSDWPPWLGLELGFEPSPLQSEAIIKNLSSCFYYQKPYEFSHVYGMLKGMMDDKITVYVPKINISTNSKNYLFMYKIITNLLLYVEPDKEELQKQINKLIIGYDTENIVKTKNLVISLFYNYKKLELLENELLFKRALLDDVSRIDLSNIHNEKQSHLLSLYYLMNILNVSSKWKDTSEKTLIFDFNIKEVLIHMLHDSGKPFLDVAIAKLHLERRQSSYGFNRNQLTVKMMQIFNLERDVIYHDLLGPYFAKHKRNIPAADLKPLIFIKWEMDQPIGGIKVVHNVETELEGLKINIEEHTIKRIIDWLLLKESFLSSTDEGNEAIMSKLFSNEDIDPESEISDGLNEDLNEMIKRSSDYIIIHALQLNQFKLCISYKGKGTRRIANVSDFLFTFPTLSFANQTLRTIDILNALKRVLVRVFLRHTGKFIKSKLRRKSTGGSNIDSNSSLKPLSRYQSYTDVRALVKDDRMSVVEQDDVHTF, encoded by the coding sequence ATGAATCTcataaaagatatattcCTTCAAAAATGGTTCCTTATTACAATCGCTGTTTCTACAATAATACGGTTCATAATACGATATATGACTGGTATTGATATCCAATTAGTAAATCCGTTTAGTTGCAAGTTTATAAACGTTTCATATAAAGGTAAATTCTCCATTAACTCCATTCAACTTTTGCTTTTAAAAAGggaaattattatagaGGGACTGACCATAAATAAGGAGATAAGTAACAGTGCAGTTGATGAGGGAATCCTTGAGAAAACTGCAATCAAACTAAAGGAAAAccataataaatcaaagCATGAGGTTTATACACCGATTACATTACCAACTTggttaaaaaaatattatgtTATGATAAGTAACTCCTTGGATAAGTTCCATGtcaatttagaaaattgTGAAATTAAGGGATCTGCAATTAAAATAGAGCGTTTTGGATTTATTATAGCAGCAGATTCTCAAGTAAACGGTATCTCTTTCGATTTTTATGCCAGAAATATATACTGGCTCGATAAAGTCCTTTGTAATGATGGTTTTATTACTTTGAAGACCACTCTCCAATTCGAAAACGAAATGATTAACCTTAAGAAAGATCATATCGAGCTACCTTTCTCCAATTCAGTTCTTGATATAAAATTAGGCAATATCAGTTTATCAATGTCTGcaataaagaaattcaaaaacatCACCGTTTCAAAATCTAAATTAAATACAGATTCGAGTAATAagagtaataataataatattgaaggTTTGAAAGAGCAAACGAAAAAGGAGTCACCTTTAACGGAAttagaaatagaaaaaGCGGTGTCTAAACTTCAGTATATTGTTCAAAACCAAATAAGAACGTATATTGCACCATGTACTGAGCTCAATATTTccattgataaaatttcatttgCTGATTTCCCAATCACATCACAACCTAAATTATCCAAAATTAACCAGTTTTTAAGCTATCATATTTGTGCCTCAAATTTTACTTTCAATGTTTCCCGATTTAGAAATGAAATGCCTGGCtttaaattgatttttcaagaaGACGATATTCCATACAAAATAAGCTTAGCATTCTCAAGGCTAAACCTTTGTTTGAATAAAAGtgacaaagaaaataaaacaagGGAGCTTCTGAAAATTGCTGAGGTACCAAACATTTCTATATTTGGTGAAAGTAACCTTTTGTCccaaaaatttgaaatttttaaaacaGTTGACGGTCTTCCAATAAATAGACCCATTTGTAATATAAAGGCAAATATTGCATCACCAACAATTGATGTAGACATTAAAAGTCtttcatttcttaaatCTTTCTTAGATAATATCAAAGTTTTTGAACAGACGTTTACCGATCCTATGAAAGTCACAAATCGTACAGAAAATTGTATCATTAAAAGGAGGAAACAAATTTTGCAGGCTGTgttcaagaaatttttaCCAATATTTAATACGAGATGCATTTTAGAAGATCCCAAAATTGCTATTAATGATGGGGAAAACTTGaacttatttattttcaaattctccGCCCTTATTTTTCATACCAGACAAAGGAACATACTCTTGAAGATTACgagaaaaaagaaacatatCTCCTATGAGTCCAAATCAAGCTTGGAGTTATTAGATATGAAATTACAACATTTAATCAAAGATTCTACATATAAAATTactattttgaaaatagaaagtatatcttttaaaaaCCAGTTCAAAATGTTACCAGAATCCATTTTTACATTAAACGGAGATATTGATTCCATCGAGGTTGACCTTTCAGAATTGCCTACCATGGTGacattaaataaaattgtaAGAAGATTAGATTGTCAGATGTTAAACGtggaagaaaattatttcaaagaacTTTATATGTCATTTGCATCTAATATCGAAACGTCAGAGAACCAATGTTCCTTAATAgccaaagaaaatataggggagaaaaaattattaccaagTGAATTCCTATTTACTTCGTTACCAGcaaattttgattatttcaAGGTAAACAttagaaatatcaaaattatgCTAGGTTCAAGATCTGTGTTCATGCCCCCAGAAGTCTTTTCTTCTATGGAGTCTCAAAGTTCACATGATCTTGTGGATGGGAAATTGCGTAAATTTTGCTTTACAATCGATCGTAttcaaatttcattattcgGTGATAAGACACAATGGCATAATAAGATCACTTCTTCTAACGCAGATATGGTGAGAAGTGGGTCTACGGATggattcaagaaatttgCTGAAGAGGGATTAGACGATATTTCAACAAGTGATGCAACCGAAGTTGAACATCTTTGGAATATTAATGTCTTGATCAACACCATGTCATCCTCTATAATAGCAGAAACAGCAGAAGTCACCGATGAGTTAACACATAGAGTGGTAAATAAAGTTTCTGtcttttcattaaaaatattccCGGAAACAGAGTTCTTCTCTCCCGATGAACCCAAGAAAATAGCCgttcaaattgaaaaccaaaaattaaaatctgTAGTTTCgttaatgaatattttcttaatGGTGTCTGGTGTACATACTTTACATCAAATTTTTGGACAGGAAATAACAACCAGAAGAAGATCATCATGGGCAAAGAAGTATTTAATAGCAATTGGTaatagtaaaaaaaaatcttgTTTCAGGAATATAGATTGGTCAGAGTTGAAAACTTTAGTTGAAATGACATTATCATCGAATTTTATAACcgaaataataatacttcCAAATGGTTTGAAGACAAAACTTGAAGTAATTGCAAGTTTCATCACcataaaaaatatgtcaGATATATTTGTGAATGGGGAACATATTAGAATGTTAGTAGAATTACCATCGGCTCCTAATATATGGAGCAGGTTtgtatcaatttcaaaatattcaatatcagCGAATATCCATCAACTGCTGGAACAAGTATCAGCAGATTTTGACAATTTTGAGAATTTAGAACCTGCTGTGTTATTGGAAAATGAATCATGGCATTTTTCTATTCCACACAAATTTGCGATGTACAGGCTAATCGATAATATAACAACTGTtgtaaaatcattaaaacaACTACTTTATTCATTAAGAACATCCAAGAATgatctaataattttccCAAAAGAGGTTCCTACTCCAACATTACCCAAAATAACTTTAAAGTCCAATCGCTGTGTATTTTCAGTGGCTGATGATCCAATAGAGGCTAAACTGAATATGGTATTTCAAATTGGTTTACAAGAACAGAGAGCAAGACTTACcaaattagaagaattcAATACCTCGGTTTTGAACAAAGTGATTGGAAGGAAACCTGATGTATCAATTGACGAAGTCTACAAGATATTAGAAAAAGCAAATTGTTCGTCCAAGTCACTCAATCAAAATAAGTCAATGATGCCTACCCCATTCccaataaatgataaagaattaacTTTGGAAGAAATGCTAACAGAAGATATTCATAGGGCTTATAGAAATCTACAAGAGCATATCTCCGACTCATGGATTAAAAGAATTCAAGAATATAAACGTAAGGAACGTGAAGAATTTAGAAAGAATTTCCAGTTTTTATGGGGCAATATCGATTACAGTAAGCTTCCTTTGGATATCAACAGAAAAGTTATAGCTTTTACAACAAATCCTTTCTTAATGACATTAATTATTGATCAAATCAATATTGATCTTTATAAGCCGTCCTGTGGCACAGAAGGTGTTGTTGATTTTATCCATAATACCGGTAATGGCGTTCCAAAGGATACTGAATACTCCATTATGATTCCGATGTATATAGACGCAAAATTTGGTGAGATACGATGGCACTTAAGGGATTACCCATTGCCATTCGTTTATATACCTCCTCTAGACGCTTCCCAAACGAAAGAAAAGTCAGCAATCAGGCTATATGGTGATTTCATTGTAACTGAAAAGTTATCTCATAAAGACAATGCCTTAAGAACTCTATTTGTTCCATTGGTTCCTTCAATTGCACTTGAAAATACAGACAcatattattcattatatgTTCCTAGAACTGTAACCAGCATCAAACTGTATACTTCTTTGAAACTGGATATAAATTCCAAAGATAGTACGACAGTTCAAATTGGTAACTCCTATCAGCCAGCTATTCAACAAGCTATGCAATGCTTTGATAATTTCTCCAAACCCCCTCTTGATCCATCTCCTAAAATGGGTCTTTGGGATAAACTGAGATATATTTTCCATGCAAGTGTCACGATCTCTTGGAAGAATAATGGAAGGTTTGAACTGGGTATGAAATCTGATAGAAGCCCATACAAGCTCAATGGCAAATCGGCTGGTTTCATAATTGGCTTTGGTAAAAATGTTAAATTGACGTGCAATGAGGATGCAGATCccatgaaaaattttctatCATGTTCCGCAgatgaattatattttagtATCCCTAACCACTTTGCTAAACCCCTATTGGTATGGTGTAGGCCCAGCAGAAACAGTGTCTTCATCCCTAATCAGGAAGATACGAACTTGACAACTTATACGTCTTATTATTACCTTATAGACCTagtgaaaatgaagaacgAAAGTGCAGCTGTAGATATTATGAATAAGaattatattgaaaaaacaGGAATTAAACTGACTGGTGGTACTACTCTAAGTATGGGCATTGTATTAGAAAGATTGCTGAATAAGACTAACGAAAGAACTTTCGATTCGAAAAAACATTATGACATTAACTTGACAAACCCAATTTATGTGAATAACCTTCATACACATGATTCTTATGCAGGGTTCAGAAGCGATTTCATACATATGTCCTTTACTTTAATTTCCAATAACATTTCTTCTTACAATGCAATGCAATTAAGTCCAAACGGGCTTACTACGTTTTTCAAGTGGTGGAAGTCATTCTCAGGCAATTTCCCATCTAGAAGAGGCACACTTTTTGGCTCTCAAAGTGTTAGTCCAAAGTTTGGAGAACATTTGTACACAATATCTTACAGTGCCGACGTGTCCCCTTTCTTCGTTGCTCATTCTTGTCACGACATTGAAGTTTCTAATATTCTCAAAAAGAATTATAGTGACTCTGTTGAGTTTGCAGGTTTAAAGGCGAAAGCGTCACATTTCAAAATGGATCTTCACCAGAGAAAAGAATTAGTTACGGAATATCAAGAAATGCTGGATGTTACAAAGAGAGTTAAAaagttgaaatttttagaagcagatattattgttaataaCATAGACGTTCGAACACTTCATGGTATGTTTCGAAAACTAAATTATATcgaagaaaaggaagatgCTGAATACCACATCTTTGATAACGACATGAGGTGGTTAGATATTATGGATTTCCAAGAAGCATTTTTTGTAGATGTTAACAATTACTTCCCAGTTATTGAGATAAATCCAATGTTATATGCACCGGGGTTTATGTATAAGAAACGAGCAAGCTATGGTGATAAATATCAAGTAGATGCGAAGGATTATAAACCTATAAAaccatttgaaaataaagtatCACATAATTGCATACTTGGATCTCCTGTTGAGATACATCCTGAAGTATTTCAAAAGAGATTAGACGTTCTTAAGGCGTTCGAAATGAAAACAACTCAAGAACTTAATGTTGTAGAAGATcctgaaaagaaaaaaaaattagaaaaattggTAAGGGATACAAGATCGACTATAAAAGATGTTCAAACATTGCTGGTTGACTTTAATTCTGTCTGTCCCAAGACTGGTAGGGTATTAACTTCTTCTGGGAAGCTAAAATATTCTGCGTTACAATTGTTACATGATTCGAAAATGTGTAATGAAGCATTTGAAAACcgttattttatttttggcATGCTTTTGCAATGGAATGAATCTGTAAGGGATGTtgtattcaaattttggtattatttttctctgTCCAAGGATTTCAACATCCTATCAGCTCAGCATTCATTAGagatatttgaaaatattataaaagaaagaatttcaTCTGAGGGCAAACCAAATTCTCCTCTTGACGATAACACTTCTGCTTCACGGATTAAATCTCATTTCCAATTTGAAGATACGAACGACCAGTCTGTTTTAACAGCCGAATTACTAGAAATGTTCGAAAGAGGTCTGTCGGAATTATCATGCTCTTTCgattttaataaaaaagaaaatcattatGTTCAATTTATTACACCTCAAGTTCAGTTATTAACCAAAGAAGAACCGGATTCATGCATTATTGTGTCTACCCCAAATATACTGTTAAAAGTTCATGCATTCGAGGAAGCAGGCCACGAGGCAATAAATATGAACAATAGTTTTTTGAAACGTACTGGTGTTTTCTTTACTAATGCTAATGCATTCTTATTTCATAAAGATGTGTTCAAGAATCGCTTCGCATTATATTTCGATACAAATTCATATGGACAAAAGAAAGGTTCCGACTGGCCGCCATGGCTTGGTTTAGAATTGGGATTTGAACCATCACCATTACAATCTGAGGCGATCATCAAGAATTTATCATCctgtttttattatcaaaaacCATATGAATTTTCCCATGTTTATGGTATGTTGAAGGGTATGATGGATGACAAGATTACTGTTTATGTACccaaaataaatatatcaacAAACTCGAAAAATTATCTTTTCATGTACAAGATTATTACTAATTTGTTACTCTACGTGGAACCAGATAAGGAAGAACTACAAAAACagattaataaattaattatagGATATGATACAGAAAATATAGTGAAAACAAAGAATTTGGtgatttcattattttataattataaaaaacTGGAATTATTAGAGAATGAATTACTGTTTAAACGAGCCTTATTGGATGATGTTAGTAGAATTGACCTGtcaaatattcataatGAGAAACAAAGTCATTTACTAAgcttatattatttaatgaatattttaaatgtGAGTTCGAAATGGAAGGATACATCGGAGAAGACGctaatttttgatttcaaCATCAAAGAGGTATTAATACATATGTTACATGATTCTGGCAAACCATTTTTAGATGTTGCAATAGCTAAATTACATTTAGAAAGACGTCAATCATCATATGGGTTTAACAGGAATCAATTGACGGTGAAAATGATgcaaatttttaatttagAGAGAGATGTCATATACCACGATTTATTGGGACCATATTTCGCGAAACATAAACGTAATATACCTGCTGCTGATTTGAAACCAttgatatttattaaatggGAAATGGACCAACCTATTGGTGGTATTAAAGTGGTACACAATGTGGAAACAGAACTTGAAGgcttaaaaataaatatagaaGAACATACTATAAAGAGAATAATAGATTGGCTACTGTTGAAAGAAAGTTTTCTCAGTAGTACGGATGAAGGAAATGAAGCAATTATGTccaaattattttctaatgaaGACATTGATCCTGAATCTGAAATTTCTGATGGACTTAACGaagatttaaatgaaatgattaaAAGATCTTCAGattatatcattattcaTGCTTTacaattgaatcaattcaaattatgCATTAGTTACAAAGGGAAAGGAACAAGGAGGATTGCGAATGTATCGGACTTTTTGTTTACGTTCCCAACTTTATCATTTGCCAACCAAACATTAAGGActattgatattttgaatgCATTGAAGAGAGTTTTAGTGAGAGTATTTTTAAGACATACTGGGAAATTCATCAAGAGTAAGCTAAGACGAAAATCGACTGGTGGTAGTAATATTGATTCGAACTCATCGCTGAAGCCGTTATCAAGATATCAATCGTATACTGACGTTAGAGCCTTAGTGAAAGATGACAGAATGAGCGTTGTCGAACAGGATGACGTGCATACGTTTTGA
- the TIF3 gene encoding Tif3p (similar to Saccharomyces cerevisiae TIF3 (YPR163C); ancestral locus Anc_7.517) encodes MAPPKNAKKTVKLDLNSFLNDDTFGSSWAEEDVDLNKISIPIENVPANTVPLEEIARKQNTGTMGGMGMGMGMGMGGGRGGSRLDPALAGPGSSRRDFSQREEYPVPEHPPFRAIINNIPWDISPEGVKAWVEDGLNKPEAVEEIDLPKSIKDPTRLKGLAFITLKERNDLVKALTFNGTKLNERTVYVSVAAPRRDGYRSGGADFDWGSARGSAFQASNGPGQDADLNWDSARGSNYRAPREEPNLDWDSARGSNFRQQRSSREPREPREEVNLDWDSARGSNFRQQQPREPREEVNLDWDSARGSNFRQQQPREPREPREEVNLDWDSARGSNFRQQQRPPRGPRETREEVNLDWDSARGSNFRAQRPPREPREPREPRKQEPELNWGDARGANFGKKPTTTTTSTKEKASKSSIKANKPVEEPVKIQKSAFDVLRTDDDDEDDEEEEEAAENSTEPKVENKEVDTLATETAKLAVDDDNEWEVVGKK; translated from the coding sequence ATGGCTCCTCCAAAGAACGCAAAGAAAACAGTCAAGTTAGATTTGAATTCCTTcttaaatgatgatacttTCGGTTCCTCTTGGGCTGAAGAAGATGTCGATTTAAACAAGATTTCCATCccaattgaaaatgttcCAGCTAACACTGTCCCACTAGAAGAAATTGCCAGAAAGCAAAATACCGGTACCATGGGTGGTATGGGTATGGGTATGGGTATGGGAATGGGTGGTGGTAGAGGTGGATCCAGATTGGATCCTGCCCTTGCTGGCCCTGGGTCTTCAAGAAGAGATTTCTCTCAACGTGAAGAATACCCTGTCCCAGAACATCCTCCATTTAGAGctatcattaataatattccatGGGATATTTCTCCAGAAGGTGTTAAAGCTTGGGTTGAAGATGGGTTAAACAAACCAGAAGCTGTGGAAGAAATCGATTTGCCAAAAAGTATTAAGGATCCAACTCGTTTAAAGGGGTTAGCTTTCATCACTTTGAAAGAACGTAATGATTTAGTTAAGGCTTTGACTTTCAATGGTActaaattaaatgaacGTACCGTTTATGTCTCCGTCGCAGCTCCAAGAAGAGATGGCTATAGATCAGGTGGTGCTGATTTCGACTGGGGTTCTGCAAGAGGTTCTGCTTTCCAAGCTTCCAATGGTCCTGGACAAGATGCCGATTTGAACTGGGATTCCGCAAGAGGTTCTAACTACAGAGCACCAAGAGAAGAACCAAACTTAGATTGGGATTCTGCAAGAGGTTCTAATTTTAGACAACAAAGATCTTCAAGAGAACCAAGAGAACCAAGAGAAGAAGTTAACTTAGATTGGGACTCTGCTAGAGGTTCAAACTTcagacaacaacaaccaagAGAACCAAGAGAAGAAGTTAATTTAGACTGGGATTCTGCTAGAGGTTCCAACTTtagacaacaacaaccaagAGAACCAAGAGAACCAAGAGAAGAAGTTAATTTAGATTGGGACTCCGCTAGAGGTTCCAACTTTagacaacaacaaaggCCTCCAAGAGGACCAAGAGAAACAAGGGAAGAAGTTAATCTAGATTGGGACTCTGCTAGAGGTTCAAACTTCAGAGCGCAAAGACCTCCAAGAGAACCAAGAGAACCAAGAGAGCCACGTAAACAAGAGCCAGAACTAAATTGGGGTGACGCAAGAGGGGCCAACTTTGGTAAGAAACCAACTACAACAACTACATCCACTAAGGAAAAAGCCTCTAAATCGAGTATTAAAGCCAACAAGCCGGTCGAAGAACCCGTGAAGATCCAAAAATCTGCCTTCGACGTTCTTCGTAcagatgatgacgatgaagacgacgaagaagaagaagaagcagcAGAAAATAGCACTGAACCAAAAGttgaaaacaaagaagTTGATACTTTAGCAACCGAAACAGCTAAACTTGCTGTGGATGATGATAACGAATGGGAAGTTGTTGGTAAGAAATAA